In one Nicotiana tomentosiformis chromosome 6, ASM39032v3, whole genome shotgun sequence genomic region, the following are encoded:
- the LOC104108977 gene encoding uncharacterized protein: MVALSLYKGNLHRVPEAPRRWLMPTPKISLKDFRILLRRRSRALSRLLTTTTPPDAVTAATTTTTTTYNPNPKTESNSNSQDEVPSLVPVKAEKEEEVQGENGKLSEQLVDASDVVVEPKLEVLENGEKLEVSVNPPRFETSNKEDAATDKGKRKKEIEDKLQILNTKKHGLVQLLKQILNAEEELKRRSMQGMAVRSSLPLQVDTTNDSGSMTRLNTPRMGSDGNLIGEMDGEGGDDASNQNMLSRNLLRMSSTSPSSESQLRKTPYNVVPLASRSFGVTGSPSRFAPPGQQGQPSNLPPMSLSGTNLVASSPSPAASGGTSVFRDRFSSP; encoded by the exons ATGGTGGCATTATCGCTGTACAAAGGAAACCTCCACAGAGTACCCGAAGCTCCACGCCGATGGCTTATGCCAACCCCCAAAATCTCCCTCAAGGATTTCAGAATTCTCCTCCGTCGCCGGTCCCGAGCCCTCTCTCGCCTCCTCACTACCACCACTCCTCCCGACGCCGTCACCGCTGCTaccactaccaccaccaccacctacAACCCTAACCCTAAAACTGAGTCCAATTCCAATTCTCAGGATGAGGTTCCTTCTTTGGTCCCAGTAAAGGCCGAGAAGGAAGAGGAGGTTCAAGGAGAGAATGGGAAATTGTCGGAGCAATTGGTCGATGCGTCTGATGTGGTGGTTGAACCTAAGCTTGAGGTTTTGGAAAACGGCGAGAAATTGGAGGTTTCGGTGAATCCCCCTAGATTCGAG ACGAGCAACAAAGAGGATGCAGCAACTGATAAAGGGAAAAGAAAGAAGGAGATTGAGGACAAATTACAGATTTTGAATACGAAAAAGCACGGTTTGGTACAATTATTAAAACAG ATTCTGAATGCAGAAGAGGAGCTAAAGAGACGGAGCATGCAAGGTATGGCAGTTCGGTCATCACTCCCGCTTCAAGTGGATACTACAAATGACAGTGGATCTATGACTAGACTAAACACACCTAGAATGGGCTCGGATGGAAACCTCATTGGCGAGATGGATGGAGAAGGGGGTGATGATGCTTCCAATCAGAACATGCTTTCTCGGAATTTGCTTCGTATGAGCAGTACATCGCCATCTTCAGAGTCTCAACTCAGGAAGACCCCCTACAATGTG GTTCCTCTCGCTTCACGATCTTTTGGAGTTACTGGTAGTCCTTCAAGGTTTGCACCTCCGGGTCAGCAAGGACAACCTTCAAATCTTCCCCCAATGTCCTTATCTGGAACAAATTTAGTTGCCTCCTCTCCTTCGCCTGCAGCATCAGGCGGTACTTCAGTGTTTAGGGATCGGTTTTCTAGCCCATGA